AGCATATTTAAATCTTTTTTTAAAAGACTTATAAAAATTGGTATAATCATTAAAACCACACATAAAGGCAATTTCCTTTATAGGAATTGCTGTCTGTTGAATTAAAAGATGGGCACGTTTTAATCTTTCTTCAGTATAAAACTGATAAATACTGGTATTAAAAAAATGCCGGAAACCATCTTTTAGCCTGAATTCATTTGTTCCGAACATTTTTGCTAAAACTTTGGCACTTGGTAGCGGGTCTTCCAGATTATTAAGAATGTAGTCGTACACGTTTTGGATAATTGCTGCTTCAGTTGGTCTTGGCAAACCAAGGTTTATTGTGTTTGTATGATCTGACAAGCTATCTTGAAGGTGAGTAGTAATAGAACTAATTATGATTGTATTGCTATAAAGTACTCTTGAGACTGTACAAAAAGTGGGGATAATTTGGTTTTCTGCAGTTATAAAAAGCAGTTGAATGGTACTGTGAAAGCTGTCGTCATCGACTATTTGATTGCTGATGCTTTTCCATAACGGATGGATTTGTATGGCCAGAATTTCATCAAAGTTCTTTTTAAACAATTGTTCGGATGGCAATCCTAATGCCAAAGGTAAATTAGAACTAAAGCCTTGAATAGTAAAGTAATTATCCAAAATACAGGTATGCTGAATAAGGTTTTGATAGCTGTAATGCAGATTTATAAACCCCGAGGTAACAATTTTGGATTGCATTTCTGTTGCAACTGAATTCAGTATAGCTGCAAGTTCATCGAGTTCATCTGCTGGAACACTTTGCTGTAATCGAAACATAAGATTTCCTGTTGCCATCTCGAAGAGCATGTGGTACAAATCTCTAATTCTTTGTTGGTTTGATCCTTTGTTCATGAGAGTTGTTTTCGGTTAGCATGGGAAGGTTTGCTATGTAAACTCAATCAAAACTAGAGATTATAAAATTTGGAAACTAAAAGTATAGTGCTGGATTCTGGAATTGAATAGGGAGATTTTTGGAAGAATTAAAATAGTGATTTTTTTAGATTAATAATTTTTATCGAATTACTACTATGCAATTCGGGAATTTAACATCGCAATTCTGGAATCACATAGTACATTATTTGCAACTAATGCTGTACTTAAATAGATTTGTAGCCGATTACTTGCATATAGGTAATCAGCTAAATCTATAACATTCAATGATTAAATTGTTTTCAGAATCCCTTAAGTCAGAGTTAGAGTCCAAGTTAGAATTGATACCTGTACAAAGGAATGATTCGGTTCTTTACGCCGAACACGCTATGAAGATTATGATAGAGGGTTTAGAAAAGCTAAAGTCATTTTCCTTAAAATACAAATTCAAAAACAAAGTAGAGGAGATTAGATTCTTCCGCGAAATCAAACCACAGTTTGCAAGCAACTTGATTTATTACAATGAAATTTACAATATCGAAACCAATAAACCTTTTGGTTCTAAAAAAGCAATACGAAAATACTATAATAATGAATTAACTAAATTAGTATCTTTTTTTAATGACAATCTGGAGTTTTATAAATACTACCGAACAGGAAATAGGTGTCTTGATATCAAATATTTTGTACGTGGCGAATACGATATCAAAATGACGCTGGACAGCTTTTATTTTCAGGCAGATCAAAAATTCACAACCTCACATGATTACAAAGTAGCCCAAATTTTGGCCAACGATTTAATAAAAAAATTTTTGGAAGAGAAATTAGAGAGTATGAATAGCAATTATACAGCACTTGCTTCATTAAACAAAAAACAAAAGTGGACAGGATCAAAAGTTGAATTAATAGAATTGATTTACGCGCTCCATACCGAAGGAGTAATCAATAATGGCACATCAGGACTCAAAGAAGTCACATCCTTTTTCGAATCCGCTTTTGAAATTGATTTGGGACAATTCCATAGAGTCTTTTTAGAAATCCGAAACAGAAAATCAGAAAGAACCAAATTCCTGAATACCCTCAAAAATAAACTCATTATCCGAATGGACAATGCAGATGAAAACTAAAAAAGACCGTTCTTATGAACGGTCTTCCAGTTGTTTAAACATAATAATTAACTATCATTTCTAGATAAATCAAGCCGTTAAAACTGAAGCTTAGCCTAATCCAAAAATGTGGCCTATAAAGATCTTCCAATCAGGGTCAATTTCAGCATAACTTACACGAATAGGAGCCAGTGAATCGCTTAAATTAATTTCATTTTTATTTTCAAAATAGGAATGCGGTATTCTGGCAGTCATTGAAGAATGCATGCTATAAGATTCAAAAGAAAATGAAATGATCATGGTTGTCAAAAGGATAGGGTACAAAAATATTTTTTTCATCTTTGTTAATGTTTAATAGTTACTGATTACTTTTTTAATCAGTTCGTTTCTCCCGGGGTAATAAGAACAGTAGTGGTTTTGCTCATAACAAAACCGATTGAATTCAAGGCAAAACTAACCTGAAGGTAAGAACTGCACAACCAGACTATTGTTCGATTCTAGAATTCAAAATGTGTAATTCTGGAATTGAACACAATAAGTTTTATAATAAAACAGAGATTTTCAACAACTTAAAACTATATCGCCTAATTTTATTTAACGGTGCAGCCCATTGTGTTTTCTGTTTTATTTTAGCTACATTTATTTTTGACAAATAGGGCTTTCATAGCTTTCATTTTATATTTTCCCATTTTATCTAATTCATCCCTTTTTATAGCAATGCAAAATAATTACATCTTCATATTAGTAATATGGTTTTATTGTTGTGGAAATGCACAGCAAAAGAATTTTAAATTTCCGGACAGTTTATCTTCTAAAAGCTATAAATACTTTAGCGATAAAATAAGTTACAATGACAGGAATAGTATTCGGGAACAATTGTATGCACAATCTTGGTTAGCAAAAGCAAAATCGGAAAAGAACTTTAGTCAGATGGCGCAAGCCTATAAAACTTTCATTTATCTATTTGATAAAAAATTACGATTAATTTATGCTGACAGTGCAATAACAGCAGCTAAACAGACAGAAGAGATTGAGTTAATTGGTTCGTCATATATGACAAAAGGAATCGTGCAATATGACCGTAATGAACAAATGAAAGCTTTGGATAATTATATTATTGCTAATCAGTATATTTCCCACACAAATAACCAGTATCTTATTTACAAAGTAAAATATGGAATAGCACTGACAAAATACTATCTTGGTTATTATAATGAAGCTATAGCGCTATTCAAGGAATGTGTTGTCTATTTCAAAGAAGAAAATGAACGCGCTTATCTCAATTCACTTCATTCATTGGGATTATGCTACAATAAAATCGGTAATTACCAATTATCTGGCCAGACAAATCAAATAGGACAAAATGCTGGTCAGCTGTTTAAAATAACAGAAATGGAACCTTACTTCATCCTATCGGAAGGCATTAATCAATATTGTCTGCACAATTATAATGATGCCGAAAAAAAATTAAAAGCAGCTTTGACAGCTATTGAAAAAAATAAAGATTTTACAAACGAAACGATAGCCTATTTTTATATCGGAAAAACGTATTGGGCTCAAAATCAAAAAGAAAAAGCATTGCCCTATTTCAAAAAAGTAGATGAAGCTTTTCAAAAACAAAATTACATACGCCCAGATTTAATAGAGGCTTATGCATTGATACTGGATTATTATGTAAAGAAAAAGGATAAGGAAGCACAATTACACTATACCAGCAAGCTCTTAAAAGTGGATCGTGTAATGAACTCCCATTACAAATATCTTATAAGAAAAATATTTAAAGAATACGATGCCAAAAAGTTAATTCTGGCCAATCAGGATATCGAAAATGCAGCGGTCCTGATTATATCTATATTGGCTTTGATAATTATTATTCTGGTTTACAGACGCCATAAAAACAAAAGATTATTCGATGAATTGATGAACCGGCAGCCAGAAGCGGCAATTCCATTTATAGTAGACGAAAATAAAAAAACAGGTGGCAATAGGAGTCCTGAGGAGACAGCTGTACCGGCATCAAGTGGGAATAAAGTAACAGAGCTCGATATAAGTTCCGAAGTTGTGCTGGGAATTCTGATAAAACTTGAAAAATTCGAAAACTCAAAAAAGTATCTGGAGAAAGAGATGAGTCTAATCAAATTAGCTTCA
The Flavobacterium sp. 5 DNA segment above includes these coding regions:
- a CDS encoding AraC family transcriptional regulator, whose amino-acid sequence is MQNNYIFILVIWFYCCGNAQQKNFKFPDSLSSKSYKYFSDKISYNDRNSIREQLYAQSWLAKAKSEKNFSQMAQAYKTFIYLFDKKLRLIYADSAITAAKQTEEIELIGSSYMTKGIVQYDRNEQMKALDNYIIANQYISHTNNQYLIYKVKYGIALTKYYLGYYNEAIALFKECVVYFKEENERAYLNSLHSLGLCYNKIGNYQLSGQTNQIGQNAGQLFKITEMEPYFILSEGINQYCLHNYNDAEKKLKAALTAIEKNKDFTNETIAYFYIGKTYWAQNQKEKALPYFKKVDEAFQKQNYIRPDLIEAYALILDYYVKKKDKEAQLHYTSKLLKVDRVMNSHYKYLIRKIFKEYDAKKLILANQDIENAAVLIISILALIIIILVYRRHKNKRLFDELMNRQPEAAIPFIVDENKKTGGNRSPEETAVPASSGNKVTELDISSEVVLGILIKLEKFENSKKYLEKEMSLIKLASLLSTNTKYVSKIIMKYRNKGTIEYVSDLKIDHIVELLKTEKKFRQYTNKALGVEVGFGSTQNFTRAFNNRTGISPSYFIKELNKSI
- a CDS encoding AraC family transcriptional regulator, coding for MNKGSNQQRIRDLYHMLFEMATGNLMFRLQQSVPADELDELAAILNSVATEMQSKIVTSGFINLHYSYQNLIQHTCILDNYFTIQGFSSNLPLALGLPSEQLFKKNFDEILAIQIHPLWKSISNQIVDDDSFHSTIQLLFITAENQIIPTFCTVSRVLYSNTIIISSITTHLQDSLSDHTNTINLGLPRPTEAAIIQNVYDYILNNLEDPLPSAKVLAKMFGTNEFRLKDGFRHFFNTSIYQFYTEERLKRAHLLIQQTAIPIKEIAFMCGFNDYTNFYKSFKKRFKYAPSEVKRTSVLE
- a CDS encoding RteC domain-containing protein; the protein is MIKLFSESLKSELESKLELIPVQRNDSVLYAEHAMKIMIEGLEKLKSFSLKYKFKNKVEEIRFFREIKPQFASNLIYYNEIYNIETNKPFGSKKAIRKYYNNELTKLVSFFNDNLEFYKYYRTGNRCLDIKYFVRGEYDIKMTLDSFYFQADQKFTTSHDYKVAQILANDLIKKFLEEKLESMNSNYTALASLNKKQKWTGSKVELIELIYALHTEGVINNGTSGLKEVTSFFESAFEIDLGQFHRVFLEIRNRKSERTKFLNTLKNKLIIRMDNADEN